Proteins encoded within one genomic window of Triticum aestivum cultivar Chinese Spring chromosome 2D, IWGSC CS RefSeq v2.1, whole genome shotgun sequence:
- the LOC123054544 gene encoding uncharacterized protein isoform X1 — MRFLRWCGNAWWRCTENGCRCGRPGGRGSRGRRRAGRGSTDDGRRRPAVAEHRFYSCEERVRVLDLECMATASSLVAVPGGGGDGLIPGRRAGGRWRWHSNSSSPSSTQPPSPMSRLPSGVVMFMCQSGSCVVSLSPVVFLIASSSVSLSGVN; from the exons ATGCGATTTTTGCGGTGGTGCGGCAACGCGTGGTGGCGATGCACGGAGAACGGCTGCCGATGTGGCCGTCCAGGAGGCCGAGGTTCTCGCGGACGACGGCGAGCAGGCCGCGGGTCCACGGACGACGGACGCAGGAGGCCTGCTGTCGCCGAGCACCGCTTCTACTCTTGCGAGGAGCGCGTCCGGGTGCTCGATCTGGAGTGCATGGCGACGGCCTCATCCCTGGTCGCCGTGCCGGGGGGAGGTGGCGACGGCCTCATCCCTGGTCGCCGCGCCGGGGGGAGGTGGCGGTGGCACAGTAACTCGAGCTCCCCTTCCTCGACCCAGCCCCCGAGCCCGATGTCTCGTCTACCCTCAG GCGTCGTCATGTTCATGTGTCAGTCTGGGTCGTGCGTCGTGTCGTTGAGTCCTGTGGTGTTTTTGATCGCGAGCTCGAGTGTCTCTTTGTCTGGGGTTAATTAG
- the LOC123054544 gene encoding uncharacterized protein isoform X2, translating into MRFLRWCGNAWWRCTENGCRCGRPGGRGSRGRRRAGRGSTDDGRRRPAVAEHRFYSCEERVRVLDLECMATASSLVAVPGGGGDGLIPGRRAGGRWRWHSNSSSPSSTQPPSPMSRLPSVLNLY; encoded by the exons ATGCGATTTTTGCGGTGGTGCGGCAACGCGTGGTGGCGATGCACGGAGAACGGCTGCCGATGTGGCCGTCCAGGAGGCCGAGGTTCTCGCGGACGACGGCGAGCAGGCCGCGGGTCCACGGACGACGGACGCAGGAGGCCTGCTGTCGCCGAGCACCGCTTCTACTCTTGCGAGGAGCGCGTCCGGGTGCTCGATCTGGAGTGCATGGCGACGGCCTCATCCCTGGTCGCCGTGCCGGGGGGAGGTGGCGACGGCCTCATCCCTGGTCGCCGCGCCGGGGGGAGGTGGCGGTGGCACAGTAACTCGAGCTCCCCTTCCTCGACCCAGCCCCCGAGCCCGATGTCTCGTCTACCCTCAG TACTTAATTTGTACTGA